In one window of Pseudobdellovibrionaceae bacterium DNA:
- the tsf gene encoding translation elongation factor Ts — MTISASMVKELREKTSAGMLDCKKALEESNGDFDKAVEWLRTKGITKAGKKSGRITAEGLVHAYIHGEGRIGVLLEVNSETDFVARNEEFQSFTKDIALHIAAMAPQYVHIEEIPESARENEARILKARALEEGKKAEFLDKIIAGQLQKWAAEICLLDQKFIKNPDKTVGEFLKETIAKIGENIVIRRFVRYELGEGLEKKQEDFAAEVAKQIQG, encoded by the coding sequence ATGACTATCAGCGCCTCAATGGTTAAAGAACTTCGCGAAAAAACAAGTGCCGGAATGCTCGACTGCAAAAAAGCACTGGAAGAGAGTAACGGTGACTTCGACAAAGCTGTGGAATGGTTAAGAACTAAAGGGATCACCAAGGCGGGCAAAAAATCTGGCCGTATAACTGCCGAAGGTCTTGTGCACGCTTATATCCACGGAGAGGGACGAATTGGGGTTCTTTTAGAAGTTAACTCCGAAACCGACTTTGTGGCCCGTAACGAAGAATTTCAAAGCTTCACTAAAGACATCGCCCTACACATTGCGGCCATGGCTCCTCAATATGTTCACATTGAAGAAATTCCGGAATCTGCTCGAGAAAATGAAGCCCGCATCCTTAAGGCCCGCGCCTTAGAAGAAGGAAAAAAGGCTGAGTTTTTGGACAAGATTATAGCTGGCCAACTTCAAAAGTGGGCTGCGGAGATCTGCTTACTCGATCAAAAATTCATTAAAAACCCAGACAAAACCGTGGGTGAATTCTTAAAAGAAACCATCGCTAAAATTGGCGAGAACATCGTCATCCGCCGCTTTGTTCGCTACGAATTGGGTGAAGGTCTTGAGAAGAAACAAGAGGATTTCGCAGCAGAAGTCGCTAAGCAGATTCAAGGATAA
- a CDS encoding NAD(P)-binding protein translates to MAKNKTYDYVIVGSGFCGILLASSLNRAGFEVLVLESGNIYTGATSGSEELKAELDFLSASPENFELVQWLSEQFNVGQAPRTVELSPVTFDGGQFKAFLGFGGRKFQTSDEISYFNNSQCLVTSDSPQSWWETINAAYAGDRMSPAEVTAITAKGKSIENLVVNGATTVSAKNFVFTQSPKDLSELIPMDHNFKGRQKLAKARAWTAITLEYVHSIPQSENRAFHFLMGTKDDAEPIVGRFFDPTSDGLQKSQWMTLCASDLTEDDEYVGGVIRHMKRQIKRAYGEALDHLNWEKITVHPHSHGHLDVNFKNPGQLADFENLYAISHLVDTQPGLSGRLNSAISFLKAIGAQSEVAAPAQDVPLAHPEASC, encoded by the coding sequence ATGGCAAAAAATAAAACTTATGACTATGTAATTGTTGGATCAGGATTTTGCGGCATTTTGTTGGCCTCATCATTAAACCGCGCTGGCTTTGAAGTATTAGTATTAGAAAGTGGCAACATCTACACCGGCGCCACTAGCGGTTCTGAAGAATTAAAGGCGGAATTGGATTTTCTAAGTGCATCGCCTGAAAATTTTGAATTGGTGCAATGGTTGAGCGAACAATTCAACGTCGGTCAGGCTCCTCGGACCGTCGAACTTTCACCGGTGACGTTTGATGGTGGCCAATTTAAGGCCTTCCTCGGCTTTGGCGGTCGGAAATTTCAGACCTCTGATGAAATCAGTTATTTTAACAACAGTCAGTGCCTTGTCACTTCTGACTCCCCTCAGTCTTGGTGGGAGACCATTAATGCGGCCTACGCCGGTGATCGAATGAGTCCTGCTGAGGTCACTGCGATAACTGCGAAAGGTAAATCTATTGAAAATCTCGTTGTAAACGGTGCCACAACCGTGTCTGCCAAAAATTTTGTGTTCACACAGTCACCAAAAGATTTATCTGAACTCATTCCAATGGATCATAATTTTAAAGGCCGGCAAAAATTAGCCAAAGCTCGAGCGTGGACAGCAATCACCCTGGAGTATGTTCACAGCATTCCCCAATCAGAGAATCGGGCCTTTCATTTTCTAATGGGCACCAAAGACGATGCCGAACCCATTGTGGGTCGCTTTTTTGATCCCACATCCGATGGCCTACAGAAGTCCCAGTGGATGACTCTTTGCGCTTCAGATCTAACTGAAGACGACGAATATGTCGGTGGCGTCATTCGGCACATGAAACGGCAAATCAAACGGGCCTATGGCGAAGCCTTGGACCACCTCAACTGGGAAAAAATTACGGTCCACCCGCACAGCCACGGCCATTTGGATGTGAACTTCAAAAATCCCGGCCAGTTGGCTGATTTTGAGAACCTCTACGCCATCAGTCACTTGGTGGACACGCAACCCGGACTCAGTGGCCGACTAAATAGCGCCATTTCGTTTCTAAAGGCCATCGGGGCCCAGTCCGAAGTGGCCGCTCCGGCTCAGGATGTGCCACTTGCACACCCTGAGGCTTCGTGTTAA
- a CDS encoding HAMP domain-containing histidine kinase, whose product MVRCNFSKKIFLSIFVTTVVITTGIVGVLYYYSLHWTKTRFVSRYSVLTNVLGDTLKQLERTTDILMMNAAKVVKIVDSDNGILSTEALKSLTYDLNITHLFIIDRQGQFIRSTNEDPALIPNLFSFCDGYRGLLAGTDSFQRVPIIPPIPEPNPYKFLIIPNQDRSRLIEVAVKADFIGETMTRALSKDSNVLELGLYSPNGTNLGFFGKEGREYQKSIESPANFRFDSPIEDNNHFLFFTRVDSSQPYCCQCKKSGLTRDGEYYYILRAKIDKSEMNASMKNLNVIFGSLLGLSFLLSLIFSRQLSMKLVENINVINSKVKEILDSGNLGLRLEMKGNDEVSDLAENFDKMTESLERSQIKLLDSQKAQLLYELAKKVAHDIRSPLMALEIGLKDIDAIPEERRNLIKSANKRIHEIATDLLRQHKKPNKEAVKGAAPYAPHIVSCLLMDIFREKQMEIGTNNSSLISLNISNDAYFLVATVGESEFKSLMSNLINNALESVKKKGHDEGRVWVELKPSSSSQLEVCVFDNGLGFSEEILDLLGKREISWGKGGDPTESGSGLGVYNACRIVNSHGGSISFSNNVNSGAKVSIKLPCAKKPTWMGTSIDLKGFSSLVVFDDDPSVHDAWNSRLKDLVGPNEEWTLLNFNRLDDFRRFLAQGFPKNALFLVDYHIANTEVTGLDVIEAFGISDLSFLVTNAFQDHEVIASCNRRNIKIIPKPLVPFVPIQH is encoded by the coding sequence ATGGTTCGGTGTAATTTTTCAAAGAAGATATTTCTTTCAATTTTTGTCACAACAGTCGTCATTACCACTGGGATTGTCGGGGTACTATACTATTATTCCTTACATTGGACAAAAACTAGATTCGTAAGCCGATACAGTGTCCTCACCAATGTCCTTGGCGATACCCTGAAACAACTTGAGAGAACAACAGATATTTTAATGATGAATGCCGCGAAAGTCGTTAAGATCGTTGACTCTGACAACGGCATACTTTCCACGGAAGCCCTTAAGTCTCTGACCTACGACTTAAACATCACCCACCTGTTCATCATAGATCGTCAGGGGCAGTTTATCCGATCCACAAATGAAGATCCTGCGCTGATCCCTAATCTGTTTTCTTTTTGTGACGGGTACAGAGGATTATTGGCTGGTACTGATAGCTTTCAGCGCGTTCCCATTATTCCACCAATTCCAGAGCCAAATCCGTATAAATTTCTAATTATCCCAAACCAGGATCGATCGCGCCTAATCGAAGTTGCCGTAAAGGCTGACTTCATAGGCGAGACTATGACCCGAGCTTTGTCTAAAGACAGTAATGTATTGGAGCTTGGCCTCTACTCTCCCAATGGTACCAATCTTGGTTTTTTTGGCAAGGAAGGGCGAGAATATCAAAAATCCATCGAGAGTCCTGCGAACTTCCGCTTTGATAGCCCTATTGAAGATAACAACCACTTCTTGTTTTTTACAAGGGTCGACTCAAGTCAACCCTACTGCTGTCAGTGTAAAAAATCCGGTTTAACTCGAGACGGGGAATATTATTACATTCTGCGGGCGAAAATCGACAAGTCGGAAATGAATGCTTCGATGAAAAATCTCAACGTTATTTTTGGCTCTCTTTTGGGCTTGAGCTTTTTGCTCAGCCTGATTTTTTCAAGACAACTTTCAATGAAGCTAGTTGAAAATATAAATGTTATAAACAGCAAAGTTAAAGAGATTCTTGATTCGGGCAACCTGGGGTTAAGGCTAGAGATGAAGGGCAATGATGAAGTGTCGGACCTTGCCGAGAATTTTGACAAAATGACAGAATCGCTAGAACGCTCACAGATAAAACTGTTAGATTCACAAAAAGCCCAATTGTTGTATGAATTGGCCAAGAAGGTCGCCCATGACATCCGATCGCCTTTGATGGCTCTAGAAATCGGACTGAAAGATATTGACGCAATCCCTGAAGAACGCCGAAATCTGATTAAATCAGCAAATAAAAGAATCCATGAAATAGCCACTGACCTTTTGAGGCAACATAAAAAACCAAACAAAGAAGCTGTTAAGGGGGCCGCACCCTATGCACCCCACATTGTATCTTGCTTGTTGATGGATATTTTCAGGGAAAAGCAAATGGAGATTGGGACAAATAATAGTAGCCTTATTTCGCTTAACATCTCTAACGACGCATATTTTCTAGTTGCCACAGTTGGTGAGTCTGAATTTAAAAGTTTGATGTCTAATCTAATAAATAACGCGCTCGAATCTGTGAAAAAGAAAGGTCATGATGAAGGAAGGGTCTGGGTAGAGCTGAAGCCCTCAAGTTCATCACAACTTGAGGTCTGTGTTTTTGATAACGGACTAGGTTTTTCAGAAGAAATCTTGGATTTGTTGGGCAAAAGAGAAATATCGTGGGGTAAGGGCGGCGACCCGACGGAGTCTGGTTCCGGCCTGGGTGTCTATAATGCTTGTAGAATCGTAAACTCACATGGTGGTTCAATATCATTTTCCAATAATGTGAATTCGGGGGCCAAAGTATCGATAAAATTGCCCTGCGCTAAAAAGCCAACTTGGATGGGCACTAGTATTGACCTAAAGGGCTTCTCTTCTCTGGTAGTTTTTGACGATGACCCGTCGGTTCACGACGCCTGGAACTCCCGATTAAAAGACTTGGTTGGACCTAATGAGGAATGGACTCTATTAAATTTTAATAGACTAGACGACTTTAGAAGATTTCTAGCGCAGGGATTTCCCAAAAATGCATTGTTTTTAGTTGATTATCATATCGCAAATACAGAGGTGACGGGCCTGGACGTAATCGAAGCTTTTGGAATTTCAGATTTATCCTTCTTGGTAACTAACGCTTTCCAAGATCATGAGGTCATTGCCTCATGTAATCGGAGAAACATTAAGATCATTCCTAAGCCACTTGTACCCTTCGTGCCCATACAGCATTAA
- the uppS gene encoding di-trans,poly-cis-decaprenylcistransferase, which yields MDGNGRWAGRRHHNRVFGHIRGARVAKKIIEHAAKIGVPHLTLFTFSTENWSRPDDEVNFLMRLLVRQLNREIDALAKDNIRFRCIGQIACLPTFVQETIARVQEATKNNTGMNLVFAVSYGGRQEIRKAVEKLAALSASGSLRPEDITEDLISQTLESSFLPDPDLIIRTSGESRISNFFLWQAAYSEIYLCDKLWPDFNSTDLDSAIEYYCHRERRFGRTSQQITENDSQSSEEGRELSPCLV from the coding sequence ATGGATGGCAACGGCCGATGGGCTGGTCGGCGTCACCATAATCGTGTGTTTGGTCACATTCGCGGTGCACGTGTAGCTAAAAAAATCATCGAGCATGCGGCAAAAATTGGGGTGCCCCATCTCACCCTATTTACGTTCAGCACCGAAAATTGGTCTCGCCCAGATGATGAAGTGAATTTTCTTATGCGGCTGCTGGTGCGCCAGCTGAACCGGGAAATCGACGCTCTTGCAAAGGACAACATTCGTTTTCGTTGTATCGGGCAAATTGCTTGCCTCCCCACTTTTGTGCAAGAAACTATTGCCCGAGTTCAAGAGGCGACTAAAAACAATACGGGCATGAATTTGGTTTTTGCTGTTAGCTACGGCGGACGTCAGGAAATCAGAAAAGCTGTGGAAAAACTGGCCGCGCTTTCGGCTTCAGGCTCCCTTCGACCTGAGGACATTACTGAAGACCTCATATCTCAAACGCTAGAATCTTCATTCTTGCCCGACCCTGATTTGATTATTCGAACAAGCGGAGAAAGTCGCATATCCAATTTCTTTTTGTGGCAGGCTGCTTATAGCGAAATCTATCTCTGCGATAAACTTTGGCCGGATTTCAACAGTACAGACCTTGATTCGGCTATAGAATACTACTGCCACCGTGAACGACGATTTGGACGCACCTCGCAACAAATCACAGAAAATGATTCTCAATCTTCCGAAGAAGGCAGAGAATTGTCTCCATGTCTGGTTTGA
- the frr gene encoding ribosome recycling factor, producing MIDAIKTSTKDRMEKAMAALSGELKKVRTGRAQVSMLDSIRVDYYGNPTPLNQVASISCPDAKSFLIAPWETNLLKDIEGSIIRSDVGMTPQNDGKVIRLKLPDLTEERRKDLVKTIKKIVEDARVAVRMARRDANEAIKKAQKDKEISEDDQKKGTDEIQKLTDDYIKQVDQIGVDKEKDLMTL from the coding sequence ATGATTGACGCTATTAAAACATCGACGAAAGACAGAATGGAAAAAGCCATGGCGGCGTTGTCTGGCGAGCTAAAAAAAGTTCGAACCGGGCGGGCTCAGGTTTCTATGCTTGATAGCATACGAGTTGATTATTACGGAAACCCCACGCCATTAAACCAAGTGGCGTCCATCTCTTGCCCTGATGCTAAGTCATTTTTGATCGCCCCATGGGAAACAAATCTTTTAAAAGATATTGAAGGGTCCATCATCCGCAGTGATGTGGGCATGACTCCTCAAAATGATGGCAAAGTGATTCGACTGAAGCTTCCAGACCTTACGGAAGAGCGACGTAAAGATCTTGTAAAGACCATTAAAAAGATCGTTGAGGACGCCCGAGTGGCCGTCCGAATGGCTCGCCGAGATGCCAACGAGGCTATTAAAAAAGCCCAAAAAGATAAAGAGATCAGCGAAGACGACCAGAAAAAGGGTACTGATGAGATTCAGAAGCTCACTGATGATTACATTAAACAGGTCGATCAAATTGGCGTTGATAAAGAAAAAGATCTAATGACCCTTTAG
- the galU gene encoding UTP--glucose-1-phosphate uridylyltransferase GalU, with the protein MKKVKKALIPAAGLGTRFLPATKTVPKEMLPIVDRPILLYIVEEAVRSGIEDIVIVAGRGKTAIEDFFDRSYELEDTLEKAGKTDLLETIASIKNMANIVSIRQKQALGLGHAVYTGRPVIGDEPFAVLLGDELMIRKEGHPECTQQLTDVYEETQQSVVAVMEVAADQVHKYGIIECEQISDHRHKVLSVVEKPTVADAPSRLALPGRYVFTKEIFDYLKNTRPGKNGEIQLTDGMTELAKKQGLLATLFHAQRFDAGDKLGYLQANLELALTRDDLAEPVRNYLKSLCSQL; encoded by the coding sequence ATGAAAAAAGTGAAAAAAGCCCTTATTCCTGCGGCCGGTTTGGGCACCCGTTTTTTACCCGCAACTAAGACTGTTCCTAAAGAAATGCTTCCTATCGTGGATCGTCCGATACTTTTGTATATCGTCGAAGAAGCCGTCCGATCTGGGATTGAAGACATTGTGATCGTCGCTGGTCGCGGCAAAACAGCCATCGAAGATTTTTTTGATCGTTCTTATGAACTTGAAGATACCTTGGAAAAAGCAGGTAAGACCGACCTGCTTGAGACTATTGCGAGCATCAAAAATATGGCAAACATTGTTAGCATTCGCCAGAAACAAGCACTGGGTTTGGGACATGCCGTGTATACAGGCCGACCGGTCATTGGTGACGAACCCTTTGCTGTATTGCTGGGTGACGAGCTGATGATTCGAAAAGAAGGGCACCCAGAGTGCACCCAACAACTCACCGATGTTTATGAAGAGACTCAGCAATCTGTAGTGGCAGTTATGGAAGTGGCTGCCGACCAGGTTCATAAATACGGGATCATTGAGTGCGAACAAATATCTGATCATCGGCACAAGGTTTTATCAGTGGTTGAAAAACCGACTGTTGCTGATGCACCAAGCCGTTTGGCCTTACCGGGTCGCTATGTTTTTACCAAAGAGATTTTTGACTACTTGAAAAACACTCGGCCCGGTAAAAACGGCGAAATTCAACTCACTGACGGCATGACCGAGCTTGCGAAAAAGCAAGGACTGCTGGCAACACTTTTTCACGCTCAACGTTTTGATGCCGGCGATAAGCTCGGTTACCTGCAAGCCAATCTCGAGTTAGCTTTAACTCGAGATGATTTGGCTGAACCTGTTCGAAATTATTTAAAATCGCTTTGTTCTCAACTTTAG
- a CDS encoding UMP kinase: protein MAKKKPIYERVLLKLSGEALAGKSGSGIDTEVLDNIAIDVKEAYDMGVQLGIVIGGGNIFRGVAASAKGMDRASSDYMGMLATCINALAVQDIFEKHGLDTRVQSAIEMAEISEPYIRRKAIRHLEKGRVVIFAAGTGNPYFTTDTAAALRAMEINADIIMKATKVDGIYDKDPAKYEDAVFFEQLSYIDVLNRGLQVMDSTAISLCMDNKLPILTFNLNVRGNIARVIQGEPIGTKVN, encoded by the coding sequence TTGGCAAAGAAAAAGCCCATATACGAACGAGTATTGCTCAAGTTAAGTGGAGAAGCCCTTGCCGGAAAAAGTGGCTCGGGCATTGACACTGAGGTTTTAGACAACATCGCCATTGACGTAAAAGAAGCTTACGACATGGGAGTTCAACTGGGTATCGTCATAGGTGGTGGCAATATTTTTCGAGGCGTCGCGGCTTCCGCCAAGGGCATGGATCGCGCCAGCTCTGACTATATGGGAATGCTTGCCACATGTATCAATGCACTTGCTGTACAAGATATCTTCGAAAAACACGGGCTTGATACTCGTGTTCAGTCGGCCATTGAAATGGCTGAGATCTCGGAGCCCTATATTCGAAGAAAAGCCATTCGCCATCTTGAAAAGGGTCGCGTGGTGATCTTTGCTGCCGGCACAGGCAATCCTTACTTCACAACTGATACCGCTGCGGCCCTTCGAGCCATGGAGATCAATGCCGACATTATTATGAAGGCCACAAAGGTCGATGGGATTTATGACAAGGATCCTGCGAAATACGAAGATGCCGTATTCTTTGAACAGCTTTCGTATATCGACGTGCTCAACAGAGGCCTTCAAGTTATGGATTCAACAGCGATTAGCCTTTGCATGGACAACAAGCTACCTATTTTAACATTTAACTTGAACGTACGTGGCAATATCGCGCGCGTGATTCAAGGTGAACCCATAGGCACTAAGGTCAATTAG
- the priA gene encoding primosomal protein N', whose product MEPLTYKNRDNPPCARGTSVIVPLGSRKVKAVVLGFSKPSGEYELKPIETTDPSRPALPDRFIRWAQWLSKYYLHPIGQVINSAFPPLKRLEKERASKKSPVVPQVETSSPPDLTEGQKSCYQNISSEQGFNVHLLHGVTGSGKTEVYLHLIEDVLQQGQQALVLVPEISLTPQLIARFSARFPDQVAVIHSHLTSREKTNQWWEVVEGNKKILVGARSAMFCPLDNLGLIVIDEEHEPSFKQEEKLKYHARDAAVMLAKIHDCPIVLGSATPSLESWHNAQLGKYKLHQMKNRVSERKMPEITVVDMRQKRRDQKREKNENTTIKESDLPFWLSEELFEKMKHTYEQGEQTALFLNRRGVAQTTQCSSCGYVYECPNCAISLTLHGKRDLVCHYCNYTDRLGDVCPQCHEGDVTPLGLGTELVESDIQKLFPDAVVARADRDEIQNREDLEDLILRMETGQIQFLIGTQMIAKGLDFPFLRLVGMVMADVGFNLPDFRTSERSFQLLTQVAGRSGRHGEKIGQVVIQTYNPEHVSITFTQQNDYEGFAEHELQLRQELHYPPFGRLASLRIQGMHHDRVERASDTLQRRAMHLKEIMPEYDDVSVLGPTPSPIAKLRGKFRYLLLLKGPNAHVINQYCRQLVATTKWAGTGVKIQVDIDPLNML is encoded by the coding sequence ATGGAGCCCCTCACTTACAAAAATCGAGACAACCCCCCTTGCGCTAGAGGTACGTCTGTTATTGTGCCTCTGGGCTCAAGAAAAGTGAAAGCGGTGGTCTTGGGATTTTCAAAACCCTCGGGTGAGTACGAACTCAAGCCCATTGAAACCACCGACCCTTCGCGCCCGGCCCTTCCTGATCGGTTTATTAGATGGGCTCAGTGGCTTTCAAAATATTATCTCCACCCGATTGGCCAGGTGATTAACTCGGCCTTTCCACCGCTTAAACGTCTAGAAAAAGAGAGGGCCTCAAAAAAATCGCCCGTGGTGCCACAAGTAGAGACTTCATCACCACCTGATCTTACGGAGGGACAAAAATCTTGCTATCAGAATATTTCTTCCGAACAGGGTTTTAATGTGCACCTTCTCCACGGAGTCACTGGCTCAGGTAAGACTGAGGTATATTTACACTTGATTGAAGACGTACTTCAACAAGGCCAGCAGGCCTTGGTGTTGGTGCCTGAAATTTCATTGACACCCCAATTGATTGCTCGATTCTCGGCGAGGTTTCCAGATCAGGTTGCAGTCATTCATTCGCATTTAACCAGCCGTGAAAAGACCAACCAATGGTGGGAAGTTGTTGAAGGCAATAAAAAAATATTAGTGGGGGCTCGCTCGGCCATGTTTTGCCCCCTCGACAACCTGGGGTTGATTGTCATCGATGAAGAGCACGAACCCAGCTTTAAACAAGAAGAAAAGCTCAAATACCACGCCCGCGATGCTGCCGTGATGCTTGCTAAAATACACGACTGCCCCATTGTATTGGGGTCTGCAACGCCAAGCCTTGAATCGTGGCACAATGCTCAACTTGGAAAATATAAACTCCACCAGATGAAAAATAGAGTTTCTGAACGAAAAATGCCCGAGATTACTGTGGTAGATATGCGACAAAAGCGTCGAGATCAGAAGCGAGAAAAAAACGAAAATACGACGATTAAAGAAAGTGACCTTCCGTTTTGGCTCAGTGAAGAGCTCTTTGAAAAAATGAAACACACCTATGAGCAAGGCGAACAAACGGCGCTTTTTCTTAATCGGCGTGGCGTAGCTCAGACCACTCAATGCTCAAGCTGTGGATATGTTTATGAGTGCCCAAATTGTGCCATTAGCCTGACCTTGCACGGCAAGCGGGACTTGGTTTGTCACTACTGCAACTACACGGACCGTTTGGGTGACGTTTGCCCGCAATGTCATGAAGGTGATGTGACTCCCCTCGGCCTAGGCACTGAGCTTGTGGAGTCGGATATTCAAAAACTCTTTCCCGATGCCGTGGTTGCGCGGGCCGATCGAGACGAGATTCAAAATCGTGAAGATTTAGAAGATCTCATTTTGCGAATGGAAACCGGTCAAATTCAGTTTCTAATCGGCACTCAGATGATTGCAAAAGGACTGGATTTTCCGTTTCTCCGCCTTGTCGGTATGGTGATGGCCGATGTGGGCTTTAATCTTCCTGATTTTCGTACCTCAGAAAGAAGTTTTCAGCTGCTCACACAAGTCGCAGGACGCTCCGGAAGGCACGGAGAAAAAATCGGACAAGTGGTCATACAAACCTATAATCCTGAACACGTGAGTATCACTTTTACCCAACAAAATGATTACGAAGGTTTTGCCGAACACGAACTCCAATTGCGCCAAGAGCTGCACTACCCCCCATTTGGTCGGCTGGCCTCTTTGCGAATTCAAGGCATGCATCACGACCGGGTAGAAAGAGCTTCTGACACTTTGCAGAGGCGAGCCATGCACCTTAAAGAAATCATGCCCGAATATGACGATGTTTCGGTGCTCGGCCCCACCCCCTCGCCAATAGCCAAGCTCAGGGGTAAATTTCGATATTTACTTCTTTTAAAAGGGCCCAATGCCCACGTAATTAACCAGTACTGCCGGCAGCTTGTGGCCACTACAAAGTGGGCTGGAACCGGCGTCAAGATCCAAGTGGATATAGACCCACTAAATATGCTTTAA
- the rpsB gene encoding 30S ribosomal protein S2 encodes MATITMKDMLDAGVHFGHQTQRWNPKMKPYVYTARGGIHIIDLQKSVGRAQQAADFVKTIAARGGRMIFVGTKKQATDPIQEAASKCGQYYVTKRWLGGMLTNFQTIQSSVSRLKKIDQMREKGELEFFSKKERARIEKDYERLSSYLDGIRDMKDNPACLFVVDINKEHIAVAEARRLGIPVVAIADTNVDPETVDYPIPGNDDAIRSIKLFANLMAESYLEGADQYRELQKAESDRRAQEQAASEKAKSAEEKVTAKASADGGPAVVKVSKGRKLVAAGTAEEVEIAMELESKTDDADATPEDTTEESTEA; translated from the coding sequence ATGGCGACCATTACCATGAAAGACATGCTCGATGCGGGCGTGCACTTTGGACATCAAACACAACGCTGGAATCCCAAAATGAAGCCCTATGTTTATACGGCTCGCGGGGGCATTCACATCATCGATCTACAAAAGTCAGTAGGCCGTGCTCAGCAAGCCGCCGACTTTGTAAAAACCATTGCCGCGCGCGGCGGTCGAATGATCTTTGTTGGAACCAAAAAACAAGCCACTGATCCTATCCAAGAAGCCGCCAGCAAGTGTGGTCAGTATTACGTCACCAAGAGATGGCTTGGCGGAATGCTCACTAACTTTCAAACCATCCAATCAAGCGTTTCTCGATTAAAAAAGATTGATCAAATGCGTGAAAAAGGTGAGTTGGAATTTTTCTCTAAGAAAGAACGCGCTCGTATCGAAAAAGACTACGAACGTCTTAGCTCTTACCTTGATGGCATTCGTGACATGAAAGATAACCCGGCTTGTCTTTTTGTTGTTGATATCAATAAAGAACACATTGCCGTAGCTGAAGCTCGCCGTTTGGGTATTCCCGTTGTGGCTATCGCTGACACCAACGTCGATCCAGAAACCGTAGATTACCCTATTCCTGGTAATGACGATGCTATTCGCTCTATTAAGCTTTTTGCTAACTTAATGGCTGAATCCTACCTTGAGGGTGCCGACCAGTATAGAGAGCTCCAAAAAGCCGAATCTGACCGACGAGCCCAAGAACAAGCCGCCTCAGAAAAAGCCAAATCCGCTGAAGAGAAAGTCACTGCGAAGGCGTCTGCAGATGGTGGACCTGCCGTTGTGAAAGTTTCTAAGGGCCGTAAACTAGTTGCCGCCGGTACTGCTGAAGAAGTGGAAATCGCAATGGAACTAGAGTCTAAAACTGACGATGCTGACGCCACTCCGGAAGACACTACTGAAGAGTCTACTGAAGCCTAA